One part of the Saprospiraceae bacterium genome encodes these proteins:
- the rpsF gene encoding 30S ribosomal protein S6 encodes MRHFEVSFIVDPVLSGDEVKSTAQTYQDMLTNEGARIIQVDEMGLRQLAYPINNRSSGLYFCIEFATENPTFIGKFELALKRDERILRFLTVKLDKFGVKYNDDKRNGKIGKKARKEKQNEITAGLITDSITRSVNAIPTPPVEIITEEE; translated from the coding sequence ATGCGTCATTTTGAAGTAAGCTTTATCGTTGATCCAGTACTGTCGGGCGATGAGGTTAAATCGACAGCTCAAACATACCAGGATATGCTCACCAATGAAGGTGCCCGTATTATCCAGGTTGATGAGATGGGACTTAGGCAATTAGCTTATCCCATTAACAACCGGTCATCCGGATTGTATTTTTGCATTGAATTTGCAACTGAAAACCCAACGTTTATTGGCAAATTTGAACTTGCCTTAAAACGGGACGAGCGTATTTTGCGTTTTCTTACTGTCAAGCTTGATAAATTTGGTGTCAAGTATAATGATGATAAAAGAAATGGAAAAATTGGTAAAAAAGCGAGAAAGGAAAAGCAAAATGAAATCACTGCTGGTTTAATTACAGATTCAATTACAAGATCTGTAAATGCAATTCCAACGCCTCCAGTTGAAATCATAACTGAGGAAGAATAA
- a CDS encoding 30S ribosomal protein S18, whose amino-acid sequence MATQDEIKFLSNPNIGQKKSKYCRFKKFGLKYIDYKDEAFLVQFVNEQGKLLPRRLTGNSLKYQRRVATAVKRARHLAILPYVTDLLK is encoded by the coding sequence ATGGCAACGCAAGACGAAATTAAGTTTCTCAGTAATCCGAATATCGGACAGAAAAAAAGTAAATACTGCCGTTTCAAGAAATTCGGCTTAAAATATATCGATTATAAAGATGAGGCATTTTTAGTTCAATTTGTAAATGAACAAGGAAAATTATTGCCACGTCGATTGACCGGTAATTCATTGAAATATCAAAGAAGAGTTGCAACCGCTGTAAAACGCGCAAGACATTTAGCAATTCTTCCATATGTAACAGATCTTTTAAAATAA
- a CDS encoding 3-dehydroquinate dehydratase codes for MWQIPIIHGPNLNLVGEREPSIYGTKSFEDFLDELKTEFPQVRIPYHQSNHEGYLIDWIQDYRNKANAILLNPGAYTHTSIAIRDAISAIKIPVVEIHISDISSRESFRKHSYIKPVAFFEISGHGLDGYRIALQRLLEVLPTISE; via the coding sequence ATGTGGCAAATTCCCATTATTCATGGTCCTAATCTAAACTTAGTAGGTGAACGCGAGCCATCTATTTATGGTACAAAATCTTTTGAAGATTTTTTAGATGAGCTCAAAACGGAGTTTCCACAAGTAAGAATACCCTATCATCAAAGTAATCATGAAGGGTATCTGATTGATTGGATACAGGATTACAGAAATAAAGCAAATGCGATACTTCTAAATCCAGGAGCATATACCCATACTTCCATTGCAATCCGGGATGCTATCTCCGCAATTAAAATTCCCGTAGTAGAAATTCATATAAGTGACATTTCTTCAAGAGAGTCCTTTCGAAAACATTCTTATATTAAACCCGTTGCTTTTTTTGAAATTTCAGGTCATGGATTGGATGGTTACCGCATTGCTTTACAAAGGCTTTTAGAAGTACTTCCAACAATTTCAGAGTAA
- a CDS encoding 50S ribosomal protein L9: MEIILLKDMDKLGDKHEVVKVRPGFGRNFLIPNGIALLANDGNLRKLAELKRQEDARENKKVNDYKAMADQLNGVVLKIGAKTGASDKIFGSVTNVQLAQALKDQCNLDVERKKIHIEEEVKTTGVYTAMIDFHKDVHTKVTFEVVSE, encoded by the coding sequence ATGGAAATCATTTTATTAAAAGATATGGATAAATTAGGCGACAAACATGAAGTCGTAAAAGTACGTCCTGGCTTTGGTCGTAATTTTTTAATTCCAAATGGTATTGCATTGTTGGCTAATGATGGTAACCTTCGCAAACTTGCTGAATTAAAAAGACAAGAAGACGCACGGGAGAATAAAAAAGTGAATGATTATAAAGCAATGGCAGATCAATTAAATGGTGTGGTATTGAAAATTGGAGCTAAAACTGGAGCATCCGACAAAATATTCGGAAGTGTTACCAATGTTCAATTAGCACAAGCTTTAAAAGATCAATGTAATTTAGATGTAGAACGCAAGAAAATTCATATTGAAGAGGAAGTAAAAACAACAGGTGTTTATACTGCTATGATTGACTTCCATAAAGATGTTCATACGAAAGTAACATTTGAAGTAGTATCAGAGTAA
- a CDS encoding 3-dehydroquinate synthase produces the protein MSTIQKQSSLILSLAPWEKLNDIINNESYSSINIILDENTETHCLPYFLEKSKILVYSKFTIQSGEKNKTLATCEALWNHWLSQQIDRKALIICLGGGIICDVGGFAASVILRGVDCVYVPTSLMAMADAAIGGKTAINLNHFKNQIGSFIPPKAVVIDQIFLKTLPERHLRNGFVEIIKHSLIQSPPYWQDIKELGWPLDVSNLQDYLKKSIRTKTHIVEQDFYEHGIRKSLNFGHTIGHAIESYYLSIEHDILHGEAIAIGIICESYISAAMFNWKPYILEQLKTFLLPFTGGINFSESWYPEIFKNLQADKKKLNQITRFSLLEAPGLVKLDQLVPETLVLKSLDYYNLN, from the coding sequence TTGAGTACTATTCAAAAACAATCTTCTTTAATTCTTTCATTAGCTCCATGGGAAAAATTAAATGATATCATAAACAATGAGTCGTATTCTTCTATCAATATAATTTTAGATGAAAATACAGAAACGCATTGTCTCCCTTATTTTCTTGAAAAAAGTAAAATTTTAGTGTATTCAAAATTTACGATACAATCTGGTGAAAAAAATAAAACCTTAGCAACTTGTGAAGCTCTTTGGAATCATTGGTTGAGCCAACAAATTGATCGCAAAGCACTTATTATTTGTCTTGGTGGTGGAATCATTTGTGATGTTGGAGGATTTGCTGCCTCCGTTATTTTGAGAGGTGTAGATTGTGTATACGTACCAACTAGTTTAATGGCCATGGCCGATGCAGCAATCGGTGGCAAAACAGCAATTAATCTGAATCATTTCAAAAATCAAATTGGCAGTTTCATACCACCTAAAGCCGTTGTAATTGATCAAATTTTTCTAAAAACATTGCCAGAAAGGCACCTGCGAAATGGCTTTGTTGAAATTATAAAACACAGTTTAATTCAATCTCCTCCTTATTGGCAGGATATTAAAGAATTAGGATGGCCTTTAGATGTATCCAATTTACAAGATTATTTAAAAAAATCTATCCGAACAAAAACACATATCGTTGAACAGGATTTTTACGAGCATGGCATTCGGAAAAGTTTGAACTTTGGACATACCATTGGACATGCCATTGAAAGTTATTACTTATCCATTGAACACGATATATTACATGGCGAAGCAATCGCAATAGGTATTATCTGTGAAAGTTACATATCAGCAGCGATGTTTAACTGGAAACCTTATATTCTGGAACAATTGAAAACTTTTCTTCTCCCTTTTACAGGAGGCATAAATTTTTCAGAATCCTGGTATCCTGAAATTTTTAAAAATTTGCAAGCGGATAAGAAAAAATTAAATCAGATTACCCGTTTTAGTCTTCTAGAAGCACCTGGATTGGTAAAATTAGACCAACTTGTTCCCGAAACTCTTGTTCTAAAATCTTTGGATTATTATAATTTAAATTAG
- a CDS encoding RecQ family ATP-dependent DNA helicase, whose product MFTKEIIYEALKNHFGFEAFKDNQEHIISSLLHGKDTFVIMPTGGGKSLCYQLPALMLPGTAIIISPLIALMKNQVDSIRGYGQTDEIAHFLNSSLNRSEIKQVKDDIVRSKTKLLYVAPETLQKEETIEFLNSVDLSFIAVDEAHCISEWGHDFRPDYRRIRDMINSLNRHIPTIALTATATPKVQTDIVKSLEMVDPQIYVSSFNRPNLYYEVRPKITKDQTAKQIVQIIKSHPGESGIIYVQARKTTEDLAQILQVNGIKASPYHAGMEAKSRTQVQDDFLMEEIDVICATIAFGMGIDKPDVRFVIHFDIPKSLENYYQETGRAGRDGMVGDCYAFFSNADLLRLEKFLRDKPASERDMGAQLLDEMEAYVESAVCRRKFVLHYFGEEFDKESCKEMCDNCRNPKPLQEAKEEMLLALKAIKSLNQNFTIKTLVEFICGVKTKDILDYDLDQNELFSKGIDKGNLYWFSLFRQGIIMDYIIKDIETYGILKLSEKGQEFIDKPTKVYISINHDYGDTSSFTEEDSAPSQGAALDPVLFKTLKEIRLEVARKNKVKPWVIFFDPALEEMATRFPITIDDLCKISGVSKGKAERYGQPFLDFIQKYVEENDIERAEDFVIRQVADKSKNKVEIIKSIDKKIPLEDIARNLQMNMEELMDELNMIVSSGTRINIDYYIKDNVDEYSKEDIFDYFNSAESDSAEEAYQSLKEDDITFEEIRLIRLKYMSEMVN is encoded by the coding sequence ATGTTCACAAAAGAAATAATTTACGAAGCATTAAAAAATCACTTTGGCTTTGAAGCATTTAAAGACAATCAGGAACATATTATAAGTAGTTTATTGCATGGCAAAGATACCTTTGTCATAATGCCAACAGGAGGCGGTAAATCTTTATGTTATCAACTTCCGGCATTAATGCTCCCGGGTACTGCGATCATTATCTCACCATTGATTGCATTAATGAAAAACCAGGTAGACTCCATACGAGGCTACGGTCAAACAGATGAAATCGCTCATTTTTTAAATTCATCGCTGAATCGATCCGAAATTAAGCAGGTGAAAGATGATATCGTCCGCAGTAAAACCAAGCTATTATATGTGGCTCCGGAAACATTACAAAAAGAGGAAACTATAGAATTTTTAAATTCAGTAGATCTATCCTTTATTGCCGTGGATGAAGCGCATTGTATTTCAGAATGGGGACATGATTTTAGACCAGATTATCGAAGAATTCGGGATATGATCAATTCCTTAAATCGCCATATTCCTACAATTGCTTTAACTGCCACCGCTACACCAAAAGTCCAAACAGATATTGTAAAAAGTTTGGAAATGGTAGATCCACAAATCTATGTTTCATCATTTAACAGACCGAATCTATATTACGAAGTACGACCAAAAATTACAAAAGATCAGACTGCAAAACAAATTGTTCAAATTATTAAATCACACCCCGGAGAATCCGGAATTATATATGTTCAAGCTAGAAAAACTACGGAAGATCTAGCGCAAATTTTACAAGTTAATGGGATTAAGGCATCTCCCTATCATGCAGGTATGGAAGCTAAGTCGCGCACACAAGTTCAAGATGATTTTCTGATGGAAGAAATCGATGTGATTTGTGCTACCATTGCATTTGGGATGGGAATTGATAAACCAGATGTGCGATTTGTAATTCATTTTGATATACCCAAAAGTCTTGAAAACTACTATCAGGAAACTGGCAGAGCCGGTAGAGATGGTATGGTAGGTGATTGCTATGCATTTTTTTCAAATGCAGATCTCCTAAGACTAGAAAAATTTTTACGTGACAAACCAGCTTCTGAACGTGATATGGGCGCTCAACTCCTGGACGAAATGGAAGCTTACGTAGAAAGTGCGGTGTGCCGTAGAAAATTTGTATTACATTATTTTGGCGAAGAATTTGACAAAGAATCCTGTAAAGAAATGTGCGACAATTGTCGCAATCCTAAACCTTTACAAGAAGCTAAAGAAGAAATGCTATTGGCATTAAAAGCAATAAAATCTTTAAATCAAAATTTTACAATCAAAACACTCGTAGAGTTTATTTGTGGCGTTAAGACAAAAGACATTTTAGATTATGACTTAGATCAAAATGAGTTATTTTCAAAAGGTATTGACAAAGGAAATTTATATTGGTTTTCACTTTTCCGTCAGGGAATCATAATGGATTATATCATTAAAGATATAGAAACCTATGGCATTTTAAAATTAAGTGAAAAAGGTCAAGAATTTATTGATAAACCAACAAAAGTATATATTAGTATCAACCATGATTATGGGGATACTTCCTCTTTTACAGAAGAAGACTCAGCGCCTTCACAAGGTGCCGCTTTAGATCCAGTCTTATTCAAAACTTTAAAAGAAATACGATTAGAAGTTGCCCGAAAAAATAAAGTAAAACCCTGGGTCATATTTTTTGATCCTGCATTGGAAGAAATGGCTACACGCTTTCCAATTACAATTGATGATCTCTGTAAAATCTCAGGGGTTAGTAAAGGAAAAGCGGAACGATATGGTCAGCCATTTTTAGATTTTATTCAAAAATATGTCGAAGAAAATGACATTGAAAGAGCAGAGGATTTTGTAATTCGGCAAGTCGCAGATAAATCCAAAAATAAGGTAGAAATTATTAAGAGTATTGATAAAAAAATTCCATTAGAAGACATTGCTAGAAACCTGCAAATGAATATGGAAGAATTGATGGATGAATTAAATATGATTGTTTCTTCCGGGACTCGTATCAATATTGATTATTATATCAAGGATAATGTAGATGAGTATTCTAAAGAAGATATTTTTGACTATTTCAATTCTGCTGAATCAGATTCTGCAGAAGAAGCCTACCAAAGTCTAAAGGAAGATGATATCACATTTGAAGAAATCCGCTTAATTCGTTTGAAGTATATGTCTGAAATGGTTAACTGA
- a CDS encoding amino acid decarboxylase, protein MINIQNSLLIKIQELELISKRLEPKIELRKDWTDKVNQFAFEFIDSLNEQSAFQMFGSLKDCLNLNLEENSTQEISTVLSDLKENLISQGLNPASGGHLGYIPGGGIYGTALGDYLAAITNQYAGIFYGGPGAVKIENELIRWMASLFGYPENSHGNLSSGGSIANLIAIVTAREARQIKSSEISKQCIYLTEQVHHCVHKAIRISGLGEAQIRFIGMDSKFRMDGALLRNAIIKDKMDGFTPFLVVGSAGTTDTGAIDPLDLIAEIAQEEHIWFHVDAAYGGFFTLCNLKNEEGRTYKDLLKGIERSDSLVVDPHKGLFLSYGLGAVLIKDTAAQYRAHYYKAAYMQDTLSNQEELSPSDLSPELTKHFRGLRLWLPLKLHGLAPFRACLEEKILLCRYFYEEIGKLGFERGPFPETSVCIYRYVPESSNANEFNQKLVDYIVQNGRVFVSSTSINGVFWIRIAILSFRTHLTIIQDYLDLLKQALTKLKY, encoded by the coding sequence ATGATAAATATTCAGAATTCTTTACTCATTAAGATTCAGGAATTAGAATTGATTTCAAAGCGTCTTGAGCCTAAAATAGAGCTTCGAAAAGATTGGACTGATAAAGTGAATCAGTTTGCTTTTGAATTTATTGATTCTTTGAACGAACAATCTGCATTTCAAATGTTTGGTAGTTTGAAAGATTGTCTCAATTTAAATCTTGAAGAAAATTCAACTCAAGAAATTTCAACAGTTTTATCTGATCTAAAAGAAAATTTAATTTCTCAGGGTTTAAATCCAGCATCCGGAGGACATCTGGGTTATATACCAGGTGGCGGGATCTATGGAACGGCTCTGGGTGATTATTTAGCAGCCATTACAAATCAGTATGCGGGTATTTTTTATGGAGGACCAGGTGCAGTAAAAATTGAGAATGAACTGATTCGTTGGATGGCTTCTTTATTCGGGTATCCGGAGAATAGTCATGGGAATCTTTCAAGTGGGGGTTCCATTGCTAATTTAATTGCCATTGTTACTGCACGAGAAGCTAGACAAATAAAATCATCAGAGATTTCTAAACAATGTATATATCTCACAGAACAAGTTCATCATTGTGTGCATAAAGCAATTCGAATTTCTGGTCTTGGAGAAGCTCAAATCCGTTTTATAGGAATGGATTCTAAGTTCAGAATGGATGGAGCTTTATTAAGAAATGCTATTATTAAAGACAAAATGGATGGGTTTACGCCGTTTTTAGTGGTTGGAAGTGCAGGAACCACAGATACTGGTGCAATTGATCCTTTAGATCTTATTGCAGAGATCGCCCAGGAGGAGCATATTTGGTTTCATGTGGATGCAGCTTATGGAGGTTTTTTTACACTTTGTAATTTAAAAAATGAAGAGGGTAGGACTTATAAAGACCTACTAAAAGGTATTGAAAGATCAGATAGCTTGGTTGTAGACCCACATAAGGGACTATTTCTTTCATACGGATTAGGGGCTGTTTTAATTAAGGATACAGCGGCTCAGTATAGAGCGCATTATTATAAGGCGGCTTATATGCAAGATACGCTTTCTAATCAGGAGGAATTAAGTCCCTCAGATTTGTCACCTGAACTTACCAAGCATTTTAGAGGATTAAGACTATGGTTGCCTTTAAAACTGCATGGTTTAGCCCCATTCAGGGCATGTTTGGAAGAGAAAATCTTATTGTGTAGGTACTTTTATGAAGAAATTGGTAAACTTGGATTTGAAAGAGGGCCATTTCCAGAAACTTCAGTATGTATATATAGATACGTACCGGAAAGCTCAAATGCCAATGAATTTAACCAAAAATTGGTGGATTATATAGTGCAAAATGGGCGGGTTTTTGTCTCCTCAACCTCTATAAATGGGGTTTTCTGGATTCGAATCGCTATTTTGAGCTTTAGGACACATCTAACTATTATTCAGGATTACCTGGATTTGTTAAAACAAGCATTAACGAAGCTAAAATACTGA